A single Candidatus Aminicenantes bacterium DNA region contains:
- a CDS encoding prepilin-type N-terminal cleavage/methylation domain-containing protein, which translates to MRKGFTLIETLVALALLLAAVLFSARITIFALAQARQAGMRFRLLAISDYYKNYLSSLPFSAPNLADGSHRQAGREFIVTWRVVPAGTGLKKIDLLATGAHCSLPLFFFKSRLIQEVKND; encoded by the coding sequence ATGCGCAAAGGCTTCACCCTGATCGAAACATTGGTCGCCTTGGCCCTGCTGCTGGCGGCGGTGCTGTTCAGCGCCCGGATCACGATCTTCGCTCTTGCCCAGGCGCGCCAGGCGGGCATGCGCTTTCGACTGCTCGCCATCAGCGATTACTACAAGAATTATCTATCTTCCCTGCCTTTTTCCGCTCCCAATCTGGCCGACGGCAGCCACCGGCAGGCCGGCCGGGAGTTCATCGTCACCTGGCGGGTGGTGCCGGCCGGGACCGGGTTGAAGAAGATCGATCTGCTTGCGACCGGGGCGCATTGCTCCCTGCCGCTATTTTTTTTCAAATCACGACTGATCCAGGAGGTGAAAAATG